In bacterium, one DNA window encodes the following:
- a CDS encoding VOC family protein, translating to MNGLCYWDIPSTNVTKSCAFYAKLFGWKMAQYGKDYATFQAKSGLDGGIHKVKKPGQGVMVFVEVKNIPATLAKAARLGAKVLKPRTKLDNNWGYWGLFRDPGGCTSVGLWSRR from the coding sequence ATGAATGGACTGTGCTACTGGGACATACCATCTACCAACGTCACGAAGTCATGCGCGTTCTATGCGAAGCTGTTCGGCTGGAAGATGGCGCAGTACGGCAAGGACTACGCGACGTTCCAGGCGAAGAGCGGGCTGGACGGCGGGATTCACAAGGTGAAGAAGCCGGGCCAGGGCGTGATGGTCTTCGTCGAGGTGAAGAACATCCCGGCCACGCTCGCAAAGGCCGCAAGGCTCGGCGCCAAGGTGCTGAAACCCAGGACCAAACTCGACAACAACTGGGGCTACTGGGGCTTGTTCAGGGACCCAGGCGGCTGCACGAGCGTCGGGCTCTGGTCGCGCCGCTGA
- a CDS encoding VOC family protein, whose protein sequence is MNEDNLCAERKRLTPFLWFEKGAEDAAAFYVSIFKNSRIVNISRYAENPHAQTGSVMTATVFLDGQELTLLNGGPVFKLNEAFSLVVRCADQAEVDYYWERLLADGGEESMCGWLKDRFGVSWQVVPDALMELLGDPDPGRAARATAAMLKMRKIDIALLRRAADER, encoded by the coding sequence ATGAATGAAGACAACTTGTGTGCAGAGAGGAAACGGCTGACGCCGTTCCTCTGGTTCGAGAAGGGCGCGGAGGACGCAGCGGCGTTCTACGTGTCCATCTTCAAGAACTCGCGCATCGTGAACATCAGCCGCTATGCCGAGAACCCGCATGCCCAGACCGGCAGCGTGATGACCGCGACCGTATTCCTGGACGGGCAGGAACTGACTCTGCTGAACGGCGGGCCCGTGTTCAAGCTGAACGAGGCTTTCTCGCTCGTCGTGCGCTGCGCCGACCAGGCCGAGGTAGACTACTACTGGGAGCGGCTGCTGGCCGACGGCGGCGAGGAAAGCATGTGCGGCTGGCTGAAGGACCGGTTCGGCGTTTCGTGGCAGGTGGTGCCCGATGCGCTGATGGAGTTGCTTGGCGACCCGGACCCGGGACGGGCGGCCCGCGCGACGGCGGCGATGCTCAAGATGAGGAAGATCGACATCGCCTTACTCAGACGTGCGGCCGACGAGAGATGA
- a CDS encoding type I restriction-modification enzyme R subunit C-terminal domain-containing protein: MGLSEASTRRERIDPKLAAAGWKVIRFRDGLDLANCDECAIAEYPTDNGPADYALCVAGRILGIVEAKKLTLGPQNVLTQAERYSRGTKSSPFNFRGLRVPFLYSTNGEVIWYHDIRHPESRSYRVAQFHTPGALAEKLERDFEKSCEDLAVLPNNASRLRTYQVEANTEVEKNISKYKRVMMLAMATGTGKTYTLVNQVYRLMHSGVARRILFLVDRRALAAQAVRAFATFEPEPGLKFDKIYEVYSQRFQRDDFDPDEKFDPKVLPSEYLTNPKPGHTFVYVCTIQRMTINLFGRGSVFHSDEEEAIDDDADRIDIPSHAFDLIVADECHRGYTAQDLSVWRNTLDHFDAIKLGLTATPAAHTMAYFKDIVYRYEYARAVREGYLVDYDPVFVKSDVRLQGVFLKEGETVGVVDRVSGAEQMDLLEDERTFAATEVERHVTSPDSNRKILAELKKHADKHIERYGRFPKMLIFAVNDLPHVSHADQLVEIARDTFGQGDSFVQKITGRVDRPLQRIREFRNRQKPGVVVTVDLLSTGVDIPDLEYIVFLRPVQSRILFEQMLGRGTRKSERYPDKSHFTVFDCFDGSLLKYFEKATGITAEPLRREYKALSRIVDEIWQNVDREYNTRLLAKRLQRIEKELPGDIRQQVELHIPGGSLSKFAAGLEVALRSDFTDTMLLLRDANFQKLLTSYPKKPIFVIAYDTEDTVTSSEYIRDPAGSRWKPEDYLTAFARFVAENKDQVDAISILLERPRNWCVAALSELRRKLASAPEHFTEENLRLAHQVHYHKALVEIISMVKHAAREQEPLLTAEERAKKALAKVTAGREFTAEQAKWLDRIKSHLIENLSISPGDFELVPVLSDPGGWGRANRDFNQRLDELLKQINEAVAA, translated from the coding sequence TTGGGATTGAGCGAAGCCTCAACCAGACGCGAGCGCATCGACCCGAAGCTTGCAGCCGCAGGATGGAAAGTCATTCGGTTCCGCGACGGCCTCGACCTGGCGAACTGCGACGAGTGTGCGATCGCCGAGTACCCGACCGACAACGGTCCGGCCGACTACGCGCTCTGCGTTGCCGGCCGCATACTCGGCATCGTGGAAGCCAAGAAGCTCACGCTTGGCCCACAGAACGTGCTGACCCAGGCTGAGCGCTACTCAAGGGGTACGAAGTCCAGCCCATTCAACTTTCGTGGCCTCCGCGTGCCGTTCCTTTACTCGACCAACGGCGAGGTCATCTGGTATCACGACATTCGCCACCCAGAGAGCCGTTCCTACAGAGTCGCGCAGTTCCACACGCCTGGTGCCCTGGCCGAGAAGCTGGAACGGGATTTTGAGAAATCGTGCGAAGACCTCGCCGTGCTGCCCAACAACGCGTCCCGCCTGAGGACCTACCAGGTCGAGGCCAACACCGAGGTCGAGAAGAACATCTCGAAGTACAAACGGGTGATGATGCTCGCGATGGCGACTGGCACGGGCAAGACCTACACGCTGGTGAATCAGGTCTATCGCCTCATGCACTCGGGTGTGGCGCGGCGTATCCTGTTCCTCGTCGACCGCCGTGCTTTGGCAGCGCAGGCGGTGCGAGCCTTTGCCACGTTTGAGCCCGAGCCGGGCCTGAAGTTCGATAAGATTTACGAGGTCTACAGCCAGCGGTTTCAGCGCGACGACTTTGACCCCGATGAGAAGTTCGACCCCAAGGTTCTGCCCTCCGAATACCTGACTAACCCCAAGCCCGGTCACACCTTTGTCTACGTCTGCACCATCCAGCGGATGACCATCAACCTGTTCGGCCGCGGCTCAGTGTTCCACTCCGACGAAGAGGAGGCCATCGACGACGACGCTGACCGCATCGACATTCCGTCCCATGCCTTCGACCTCATCGTGGCCGACGAGTGCCACCGCGGGTACACAGCGCAAGACCTGTCCGTCTGGCGCAACACGCTCGACCACTTCGACGCCATCAAGCTCGGCCTCACCGCCACGCCGGCAGCTCACACTATGGCCTACTTCAAAGACATTGTGTACCGCTACGAGTACGCCCGCGCCGTCCGGGAAGGTTATCTCGTTGATTACGACCCGGTCTTCGTGAAGTCCGACGTCCGGCTCCAAGGCGTCTTCCTCAAGGAAGGAGAGACGGTCGGGGTCGTTGACCGCGTATCCGGTGCGGAGCAGATGGACCTGTTGGAGGACGAGCGTACGTTCGCCGCAACCGAGGTCGAGCGCCACGTAACGTCGCCCGACTCCAACCGCAAGATACTCGCCGAGTTGAAGAAGCACGCGGACAAGCACATCGAGCGCTACGGCCGTTTCCCAAAGATGCTCATCTTCGCGGTCAACGACCTGCCACACGTGTCGCACGCCGACCAACTCGTCGAAATCGCCCGCGACACCTTCGGCCAGGGCGACTCCTTCGTGCAGAAAATTACCGGCCGCGTTGACCGGCCACTGCAGCGCATCCGTGAGTTCCGCAACCGTCAGAAGCCGGGCGTGGTTGTGACTGTGGACCTACTCTCGACCGGCGTTGACATACCGGACTTGGAGTACATCGTGTTCCTCAGGCCGGTGCAGTCGCGCATCCTCTTTGAGCAGATGCTCGGCCGCGGCACACGCAAGAGCGAGCGATACCCGGACAAGTCCCATTTCACGGTCTTCGACTGCTTCGACGGTTCGCTGCTCAAGTACTTCGAGAAGGCGACGGGCATAACCGCCGAACCACTGCGCCGTGAATACAAAGCGCTCTCGCGCATCGTCGATGAAATCTGGCAGAACGTGGACCGGGAGTACAACACCAGGTTGCTGGCCAAACGGCTGCAGCGCATCGAGAAGGAACTGCCCGGCGACATCCGCCAGCAGGTGGAACTGCACATCCCAGGAGGCAGCCTCAGCAAGTTCGCCGCTGGACTCGAGGTCGCCCTGCGCAGCGATTTCACCGACACTATGCTCCTCCTGCGCGACGCGAACTTCCAGAAGCTGCTCACCAGCTACCCCAAGAAGCCGATATTCGTCATAGCCTATGACACGGAAGACACCGTGACATCGTCCGAGTACATCCGCGACCCGGCCGGCAGTCGGTGGAAGCCGGAGGATTACCTCACGGCATTCGCCCGGTTCGTCGCGGAGAACAAGGACCAGGTCGACGCCATCTCGATATTGCTGGAACGGCCACGGAATTGGTGCGTCGCCGCACTATCCGAACTGCGACGGAAGCTCGCCTCCGCCCCTGAACACTTCACCGAAGAGAATCTGCGTCTGGCGCACCAGGTTCATTACCACAAGGCGCTGGTAGAGATCATCTCGATGGTCAAGCATGCTGCGCGAGAACAGGAACCGTTGCTCACGGCTGAGGAACGAGCAAAGAAGGCGCTCGCCAAGGTCACTGCGGGCCGCGAGTTCACGGCTGAGCAGGCGAAGTGGCTCGACCGCATCAAGTCACACCTCATCGAGAACCTCTCCATATCGCCGGGTGACTTCGAACTAGTTCCGGTCCTTTCCGACCCGGGCGGCTGGGGCAGGGCAAACAGAGACTTCAACCAAAGGCTGGATGAACTGCTGAAGCAGATAAACGAGGCGGTGGCGGCGTGA
- a CDS encoding four helix bundle protein — translation MSQGYSGKKTVQKFEELNVYQQALELANSVYGVTRLPAFSRDAGLVDQIRRAAVSVVSNIAEGYERGTTTEFVQFLYFAKGSCGEVRAQLQIALGQKYLSKPDCEKLQGQCRLVSGMLHNSIEYLQSSRMPGQKQHTVQQQAVKASEERRRILDELAEQRRRERETQ, via the coding sequence ATGTCACAGGGTTACAGCGGAAAGAAGACGGTGCAGAAGTTCGAGGAACTGAATGTCTATCAGCAGGCGCTGGAGTTGGCGAACTCGGTCTACGGAGTCACGCGCCTGCCCGCGTTCAGCCGGGATGCCGGCCTTGTTGACCAGATACGGCGGGCCGCGGTGTCGGTGGTATCGAATATCGCCGAAGGGTACGAGCGCGGCACGACGACCGAGTTCGTGCAGTTTCTCTACTTCGCCAAAGGCTCCTGCGGCGAGGTGCGGGCGCAACTGCAAATCGCGCTGGGCCAGAAGTACCTGTCGAAGCCCGATTGCGAAAAGCTGCAGGGCCAGTGCCGGCTCGTGAGCGGGATGCTGCACAACTCCATCGAGTACCTGCAGAGCTCGCGCATGCCCGGCCAGAAGCAGCATACGGTTCAGCAGCAGGCGGTGAAGGCAAGCGAGGAACGGCGGCGGATCCTCGACGAACTGGCCGAACAACGCCGCCGCGAAAGAGAGACCCAATGA
- a CDS encoding class I SAM-dependent DNA methyltransferase, whose product MSDIVNKLWGFCHTLRHDGIGYLDYIEQLTFLLFIKMADERGIDLSRMKLRSDLQPVTNDSATARGLVDCSWPALSRAAGTGLIDHYVDVIRTLGKQPGILGDIFSGGQSRFRSPVNLKKLISLIDETEWTTLGVDVKAQAFEGLLEKAADEGKKGAGQYFTPRLLIESLVRCVKPDPRKHKEFTICDPGCGTGGFLMCAYEWLVKQTKDGALDRDLAKRVREQTYFGQDIDPAPRRLALMNLYLHNLTPHIKLGDSIYEDPDSRRFDVVMTNPPFGTRGANQAPTRDDFTIATSNKQLNFVQHIMTILKPGGRAVVVLPDNCLFADQAGEVFKVLTEDCDLHTVLRLPNGTFSPYSPGTKTNVVFFTKGFPTENTWIYDCRTNVPHITKTERPLTEGQFAEFEKCFGDDPNGRAKRKEKDSKEDRWHCFGIEQVKERGYKLDGLKWLKDDSLEDASDLPEPDELATDAIEELTAAVKGLNAIIKSLENS is encoded by the coding sequence ATGTCTGACATCGTCAACAAGCTCTGGGGCTTCTGCCACACGCTCCGCCACGACGGCATCGGCTACCTCGACTACATCGAGCAACTCACCTTCCTGCTGTTCATCAAGATGGCCGACGAGCGCGGCATCGATCTCAGCCGCATGAAACTCCGGTCTGACCTGCAACCTGTAACCAATGACTCTGCAACTGCCCGTGGCCTCGTGGATTGCTCCTGGCCCGCGCTGTCCAGGGCGGCCGGCACCGGCCTCATCGACCACTACGTCGACGTCATCCGCACCTTGGGCAAGCAGCCCGGCATCCTGGGCGACATCTTCTCCGGCGGCCAATCCCGCTTCCGCAGCCCGGTGAACCTCAAGAAGCTCATCAGCCTGATTGACGAAACCGAATGGACCACGCTCGGCGTTGACGTGAAGGCCCAGGCATTCGAGGGCCTGCTGGAAAAGGCCGCGGACGAAGGCAAGAAAGGCGCCGGCCAGTACTTCACCCCCCGCCTGCTCATCGAGTCGCTGGTCCGCTGCGTCAAGCCCGACCCGCGCAAGCACAAAGAGTTCACCATCTGCGACCCGGGCTGCGGCACCGGCGGCTTCCTGATGTGCGCCTACGAATGGCTCGTGAAGCAGACCAAAGATGGTGCGCTCGACCGCGACTTGGCCAAGCGCGTGCGCGAGCAGACCTACTTCGGTCAGGACATCGACCCGGCCCCGCGCCGCCTCGCCCTGATGAACCTCTACCTTCACAACCTCACGCCGCACATCAAGCTCGGGGACTCCATCTACGAAGACCCGGACTCCCGCCGCTTCGACGTCGTGATGACCAACCCGCCCTTCGGCACGCGCGGCGCGAACCAGGCCCCGACCCGCGACGACTTCACCATCGCCACCAGCAACAAACAGCTCAACTTCGTCCAGCACATCATGACCATCCTCAAGCCCGGCGGCCGCGCCGTGGTCGTCCTGCCCGACAACTGCCTCTTCGCCGACCAGGCGGGCGAAGTCTTCAAGGTCCTCACCGAAGACTGCGACCTGCACACGGTCCTGCGCCTGCCCAACGGCACCTTCTCGCCCTACAGCCCCGGCACCAAGACCAACGTCGTCTTCTTCACCAAAGGCTTCCCGACCGAGAACACCTGGATATACGACTGCCGCACCAACGTCCCGCACATCACCAAGACAGAGCGCCCGCTCACCGAAGGCCAATTCGCCGAGTTCGAGAAGTGCTTCGGCGACGACCCGAACGGAAGAGCGAAGCGCAAGGAGAAGGACTCCAAAGAAGACCGTTGGCATTGCTTCGGCATCGAGCAGGTCAAAGAGCGCGGCTACAAGCTCGACGGCCTGAAATGGCTCAAAGACGATTCCCTCGAAGACGCCTCCGACCTGCCCGAACCTGACGAACTTGCCACCGACGCCATCGAAGAACTCACCGCCGCCGTCAAAGGCCTCAACGCCATCATCAAGAGTCTTGAGAACTCCTAG
- a CDS encoding restriction endonuclease subunit S — MSRVTPSSATDDLPEGWAEATIGDVTAINPPKPTAHLLPHKAPITFVPMPAVDAHAGAIVGATDRAFGEVRSGYTAFRDGDVLFAKITPCMENGKAAIARGLKNGLGFGSSEFHVLRPSAAALAEYLFYYIRQESYRREAEEHMTGSVGQKRVPADYVENTEMPLPPFAEQRRIVAKVEELLAQVNQVRERLARVPAILKRFRSSVLTQACGDTAAEKWPVVEFGSVIEELKNGTSEVPQFVDTDKPILRISAVRSRSVRLDDVRHLQATCGELDDYLIDDGDLLFTRYNGSLDLLGVCGMVRNLGRSRVYYPDKLMRVRVDGSRLVPEYAELFFASPQARDRITAKAKSSAGQQGVSGANIKAQPILLPPVSEQRSIVRRVEKLFKLADDIEKQVEAATKRVDKLTLAILAKAFRGELVPTEAELARKESRSYEPASVLLERIRHERAKAESIVPG, encoded by the coding sequence ATGTCGAGAGTGACTCCCTCGTCAGCGACCGACGACCTGCCGGAAGGCTGGGCCGAGGCGACGATCGGCGACGTGACGGCCATCAACCCGCCAAAGCCAACGGCGCACCTGCTTCCGCACAAGGCACCAATCACCTTTGTTCCAATGCCAGCGGTAGACGCACACGCTGGTGCTATCGTTGGCGCGACTGACAGAGCCTTCGGCGAAGTCCGCAGCGGTTACACGGCTTTTAGGGATGGCGACGTGCTCTTTGCCAAAATCACTCCTTGCATGGAGAACGGCAAGGCCGCCATCGCACGAGGTCTGAAGAATGGACTGGGCTTCGGGTCCTCGGAATTCCACGTACTGCGGCCGAGCGCGGCTGCGCTGGCCGAGTACTTGTTCTACTACATTCGCCAGGAGAGCTACAGGCGTGAGGCCGAAGAACACATGACGGGCTCTGTCGGCCAGAAGCGTGTGCCCGCTGACTACGTTGAGAACACCGAGATGCCCCTGCCTCCTTTCGCCGAGCAGCGCCGCATCGTGGCCAAGGTCGAGGAACTGCTGGCGCAGGTCAATCAGGTTCGGGAACGCCTTGCGCGCGTTCCCGCAATCCTCAAGCGCTTCCGCTCGTCTGTGCTGACGCAGGCGTGTGGTGATACTGCGGCTGAGAAGTGGCCAGTTGTCGAATTCGGCTCGGTTATCGAGGAACTCAAGAACGGGACATCCGAGGTCCCGCAATTCGTCGACACGGACAAGCCGATACTGAGGATCAGTGCTGTCCGGTCGAGGTCTGTGCGGCTAGATGACGTCCGGCACCTGCAAGCGACGTGTGGTGAATTGGATGACTACCTCATAGACGACGGCGACTTGTTGTTCACGCGCTACAACGGGAGTCTCGACCTACTTGGTGTGTGTGGTATGGTTAGGAACCTGGGTCGTTCCCGTGTTTACTATCCTGACAAGCTGATGCGCGTGCGAGTTGATGGCAGCCGGCTTGTGCCGGAATACGCCGAACTGTTCTTCGCTTCGCCACAGGCCCGCGACCGCATTACGGCAAAGGCCAAGTCGTCGGCTGGTCAGCAAGGCGTGTCTGGTGCTAATATCAAGGCGCAGCCGATTCTACTCCCGCCCGTGTCCGAGCAACGGAGTATCGTGCGGCGGGTGGAGAAGCTGTTCAAGCTGGCGGACGACATTGAGAAGCAGGTTGAGGCGGCGACGAAGCGGGTGGACAAGCTGACGCTGGCGATTCTGGCCAAGGCGTTTCGGGGCGAGTTGGTCCCAACCGAAGCCGAACTCGCCCGCAAAGAAAGCCGCTCCTACGAACCCGCGTCGGTGCTGCTGGAGAGAATCAGACACGAGCGCGCCAAAGCCGAGTCGATAGTCCCGGGATAA
- a CDS encoding DUF362 domain-containing protein translates to MSARAKVAVLRTKPESVLEDYRRLLKLADADKFLAPGKTTILKDNISWHYPMPSANTTPWQLEGTILGLHDLGYNDISCVQNKTVVIDTYKGEDLNQYVPIFKKCGLPVLYNFKETDMKWVPFEPKTKMLALDRIYPKGLKIPDYFFGKNIVHLPTVKCHIYTTTTGAMKNAFGGLLSTHRHYTHTLIHETLVDLLAVQKEIHPGIFAVMDGTTVGDGQGPRTLRPVIKNVILASADQTAIDAVSAKMMGFDPMSIKYIRLAHEAGLGVGDVKEIELVGDDVSGESWGFDVGWNFHRVMGWLSWYGPTRFLQKLLFHTPIVYFPIFVSETYHDRIRWPLKERKIYEQWQRDTGWGRLFTEYQQKGCLLV, encoded by the coding sequence ATGAGCGCTAGAGCCAAAGTTGCAGTCCTCCGCACCAAGCCAGAGTCGGTCTTGGAAGACTATCGCCGGCTCTTGAAGCTGGCCGACGCCGATAAATTCCTCGCCCCCGGCAAGACTACCATCCTTAAGGACAATATCTCGTGGCACTACCCGATGCCCTCGGCCAACACGACGCCATGGCAGCTTGAAGGCACCATTCTCGGGCTACACGACCTCGGGTACAACGACATCTCGTGCGTGCAGAACAAGACCGTGGTCATTGACACCTACAAGGGCGAGGACCTGAACCAGTATGTGCCCATCTTCAAGAAGTGCGGGCTGCCCGTGCTCTACAACTTCAAGGAAACGGACATGAAGTGGGTGCCGTTCGAGCCGAAGACGAAGATGCTCGCGCTCGACCGCATCTATCCCAAGGGCCTGAAGATTCCCGACTACTTTTTCGGCAAGAACATCGTCCATTTGCCGACCGTGAAGTGCCACATCTACACGACCACGACCGGCGCGATGAAGAACGCGTTCGGCGGACTGCTCTCGACCCATCGCCACTACACGCATACCCTGATTCACGAGACGCTCGTGGACCTGCTCGCCGTCCAGAAGGAAATCCACCCCGGCATCTTCGCGGTGATGGACGGCACGACCGTGGGCGACGGCCAGGGGCCGCGCACGTTGAGGCCGGTGATAAAGAACGTCATCCTCGCCTCCGCGGACCAGACCGCCATCGACGCGGTCTCGGCAAAGATGATGGGGTTCGACCCAATGAGCATCAAATACATCCGCCTCGCGCACGAGGCTGGACTCGGGGTCGGCGACGTGAAGGAAATCGAACTCGTGGGCGACGACGTGTCGGGCGAAAGCTGGGGCTTCGACGTCGGCTGGAACTTCCACCGCGTCATGGGCTGGCTGTCGTGGTACGGCCCGACGCGATTCCTGCAGAAATTGCTCTTCCACACGCCGATCGTCTACTTCCCGATATTCGTGTCCGAGACTTACCACGACCGCATCCGCTGGCCCCTCAAGGAACGGAAGATATATGAGCAGTGGCAGCGTGACACCGGCTGGGGACGGCTCTTTACCGAGTATCAGCAGAAGGGCTGCCTTCTGGTGTAA
- a CDS encoding GNAT family N-acetyltransferase, whose translation MKDHRRYAIRRAGRRDLPQLKRMRVALQDLLIGRDPRVWRLSPGLIDGLEDFYSQIMEKDQNRIFVAVGRHAELVAMLVVRILDNSNLDPVRFGRIDDAWVDPEWRERGVMAGLTCAAARFLADHNVSMVMLDWANNNPPSGTCWQKLGFAPLMTMGFASPTEILSRKE comes from the coding sequence GTGAAAGACCACCGCCGATACGCCATCCGGCGCGCCGGACGGCGCGACCTGCCGCAGTTGAAGCGGATGCGCGTCGCCCTGCAGGACCTGCTCATCGGCCGGGACCCGCGCGTCTGGCGGCTGAGCCCGGGTCTGATTGACGGCCTGGAGGATTTCTACTCTCAGATCATGGAGAAGGACCAGAACCGCATCTTCGTCGCGGTCGGGCGGCACGCGGAGCTGGTCGCCATGTTGGTCGTGCGTATCCTCGACAATTCGAACCTGGACCCGGTGCGCTTCGGCCGCATCGACGATGCATGGGTTGACCCGGAATGGCGCGAGCGAGGCGTCATGGCCGGCCTGACCTGCGCGGCAGCCAGGTTCCTGGCCGACCACAACGTGTCGATGGTGATGCTGGACTGGGCGAACAACAACCCGCCCAGCGGGACCTGCTGGCAGAAACTCGGCTTCGCTCCGCTGATGACTATGGGCTTTGCCAGCCCGACCGAGATCCTTTCGCGAAAGGAATGA
- a CDS encoding TldD/PmbA family protein, which yields MTTMSYNLPPQLEDLRGFLPELVAEAENKVPYASALVTQSAGETVSKSPADERTNPVPPRPGIRISAWDGATFHSAATSRIDDRDYLLKLTRELVQPLAVRHGPMPDPGSPLDRHFRSEFKEDPEKVSAQERRAVCRHAFEQLAGFDKRIVAPRAVYAYEREYRLFCNRTRLLSSDTSNVGLYLIPVASDGRKQVMNFKGSVAPGHEAARVTDETIRETAELAVQYLSAEKIQAGEYRVILDPDITGTLAHESFGHGCEVDALMRGAARAALYIGRRVGSDLVNIVDFGGLPGRHGSIFFSDDGVLAEEPAVLVKDGILQPTLMTDLYSYLHMHDRIPGLKLSANGRLQDYDHPIYARMTNTYFLPREKENGGMTREELIASSGDAILIEQLTSGMEDPLGWGVQLQALRGREISGGKLTGKLYYQVGLTGYVPDVLASVDGITNELDVSSGGGCGKGHKEYVRVSSGGPYIRCRMKLG from the coding sequence ATGACCACCATGAGCTACAACCTCCCGCCGCAGCTCGAAGACCTGCGCGGGTTCCTGCCCGAACTCGTGGCCGAGGCGGAGAACAAGGTGCCGTACGCGTCGGCGCTGGTCACGCAATCAGCCGGTGAGACGGTTTCGAAGAGCCCGGCCGACGAACGCACCAACCCGGTGCCGCCGCGGCCCGGCATCCGCATCTCAGCCTGGGACGGCGCCACCTTCCATTCCGCGGCCACCAGCCGGATCGACGACCGTGATTACCTGCTCAAACTCACGCGCGAGCTGGTCCAGCCCCTTGCCGTGAGGCACGGCCCGATGCCCGACCCGGGCTCACCGCTCGACCGTCACTTCCGGAGCGAGTTCAAGGAAGACCCGGAGAAAGTGTCGGCCCAGGAGCGCCGGGCGGTCTGCCGCCATGCGTTCGAGCAACTGGCCGGGTTCGATAAGCGCATCGTCGCCCCGCGCGCGGTCTACGCCTACGAACGCGAGTACCGTCTCTTCTGCAACCGGACCCGGCTGCTCTCGTCGGATACCTCCAACGTCGGCTTGTACCTCATACCGGTGGCCTCCGACGGCAGGAAGCAGGTGATGAACTTCAAGGGCTCGGTCGCGCCCGGCCACGAGGCGGCACGCGTGACGGATGAAACCATCCGCGAAACGGCGGAACTCGCCGTGCAGTACCTGTCCGCGGAGAAGATCCAGGCCGGCGAGTACCGCGTCATCCTCGACCCCGACATCACCGGTACGCTCGCTCACGAATCATTCGGCCACGGCTGCGAGGTCGACGCCCTGATGCGCGGCGCGGCGCGGGCCGCACTCTACATCGGCAGACGGGTCGGGTCGGACCTCGTCAATATTGTTGACTTCGGCGGCCTGCCCGGCCGGCACGGCTCCATCTTCTTCTCGGATGACGGCGTGCTGGCCGAGGAGCCGGCAGTGCTCGTGAAGGATGGCATCCTGCAGCCGACCCTGATGACCGATCTTTACTCCTACCTCCACATGCACGACCGGATACCGGGCCTCAAACTCTCAGCCAACGGCAGGCTGCAGGATTACGACCATCCGATCTACGCGCGGATGACCAACACCTACTTCCTGCCCCGCGAGAAGGAGAATGGCGGGATGACCAGGGAAGAGCTGATTGCCAGTTCCGGAGACGCAATCCTCATCGAGCAATTGACCAGCGGGATGGAAGACCCGCTCGGTTGGGGCGTGCAGCTCCAGGCACTGCGCGGCCGCGAAATAAGCGGCGGGAAGCTGACCGGCAAGCTCTACTACCAGGTCGGCCTGACCGGCTACGTGCCGGACGTGCTGGCGAGCGTGGACGGGATAACGAATGAGCTCGATGTCAGCTCCGGCGGGGGCTGCGGCAAAGGTCACAAGGAATACGTCCGCGTGTCGTCGGGCGGCCCGTACATCCGGTGCCGCATGAAGCTGGGGTGA